A window from Leguminivora glycinivorella isolate SPB_JAAS2020 chromosome 16, LegGlyc_1.1, whole genome shotgun sequence encodes these proteins:
- the LOC125234792 gene encoding uncharacterized protein LOC125234792 produces MGDALKKLVAARGQAKGFMTRLRAYINNIDPDDKEVIDTVEAAYFEMAAYLNSQLMPIGVDSTLARPAQEAGYGGYQRLPRIEIKKFNGERTGLRHWKPLPRRNPQPREAA; encoded by the exons atgggTGATGCACTGAAAAAACTAGTCGCAGCCAGAGGACAAGCCAAAGGGTTTATGACCCGTTTAAGGGCTTACATAAACAACATAGATCCAG ATGACAAAGAGGTCATAGACACGGTGGAAGCTGCTTACTTTGAGATGGCTGCATATCTCAATTCGCAGTTAATGCCTATTGGTGTCGATTCTACTCTCGCGCGACCTGCGCAAGAGGCCGGTTACGGCGGATACCAAAGGCTCCCACGCATTGAGATCAAAAAATTCAACGGCGAG AGGACCGGGCTGCGGCACTGGAAACCCTTGCCCAGGCGCAACCCCCAACCAAGAGAAGCAGCTTAG